Proteins encoded by one window of Vampirovibrionales bacterium:
- a CDS encoding pilus assembly protein, which translates to MNVRVCHRFCSPLRLRGRSRGQAMIEMTANIIMFVLMITVVASMSAYLYVQQAIVTAAREGARIGSLNQEIGAPATSAAGVDAVKTYVVSMVQRTTGLIVMPDDIDVTPPDPALPVGERSVEVVLDFSITNPLPVEPLLAAFSGGNSYNLGQIPIHAEATMRYEE; encoded by the coding sequence ATGAACGTTCGTGTCTGCCATCGCTTTTGTTCGCCCCTGCGCCTTCGCGGGCGCTCTCGCGGCCAGGCCATGATTGAAATGACGGCCAATATCATTATGTTTGTTCTGATGATTACGGTTGTCGCCAGCATGAGCGCGTATTTATACGTGCAGCAGGCCATCGTCACCGCCGCGCGGGAAGGCGCGCGCATCGGCTCGCTGAATCAGGAAATCGGCGCGCCCGCTACCAGCGCTGCGGGCGTGGATGCGGTTAAAACCTATGTGGTTTCGATGGTTCAGCGCACCACCGGGCTGATCGTCATGCCGGACGATATCGATGTCACGCCGCCGGACCCGGCGCTGCCCGTCGGCGAACGAAGCGTGGAAGTCGTCCTGGATTTCTCGATTACGAATCCGCTGCCGGTAGAGCCGCTATTGGCGGCCTTTAGCGGCGGGAATTCCTATAATCTGGGACAGATTCCCATTCATGCCGAAGCCACGATGCGCTACGAAGAATAG
- the flgG gene encoding flagellar basal-body rod protein FlgG, which translates to MMRSLYTSATGAQSQQFNIDVIANNVANVNTTGYKKVRAEFQDLLSQTFQSPGALTPQGTYDPVGVQVGLGVGVSATQRVFLPGSVAQTGNPLDLAIQGDGFFQVQLPSGEVGYSRDGTFKRDANGQLVTSDGYMLQPSITIPPDASEVVIALDGNVFVRQSGSQTLNQVGQIQLAKFSNPAGLESIGRNIFRETPGSGNALQGTAGQGQFGNTSINQGFLENSNVQIVEELINLITAQRAFEANSQVMRASDEVLKNVNNIV; encoded by the coding sequence ATGATGCGATCCCTTTATACGTCCGCCACCGGCGCGCAGTCGCAGCAATTTAACATTGACGTCATCGCCAACAACGTGGCCAACGTCAACACCACTGGCTATAAAAAGGTCCGGGCGGAGTTTCAGGATCTCCTCAGCCAGACGTTCCAGTCGCCCGGCGCGTTGACGCCGCAAGGGACTTATGATCCGGTAGGCGTGCAAGTGGGCCTGGGCGTCGGGGTTTCGGCCACGCAACGCGTTTTTCTGCCGGGTTCGGTGGCGCAGACGGGCAACCCGCTCGATCTGGCCATTCAGGGCGATGGCTTCTTTCAAGTGCAGCTTCCCAGCGGCGAAGTCGGCTATAGCCGCGACGGGACGTTCAAGCGCGACGCCAACGGCCAGCTTGTTACGTCGGACGGCTATATGCTGCAACCCAGCATTACCATTCCGCCGGACGCCAGCGAAGTCGTGATTGCGCTGGACGGCAACGTGTTCGTGCGCCAGTCGGGCTCGCAAACCCTGAATCAGGTTGGACAGATTCAACTGGCGAAGTTCTCCAACCCGGCAGGTCTTGAAAGCATCGGACGCAATATTTTTCGCGAGACGCCCGGATCGGGCAACGCGCTGCAAGGCACCGCCGGACAGGGACAATTTGGCAACACCAGCATTAATCAGGGATTTCTGGAAAATTCCAACGTGCAAATCGTCGAAGAACTCATCAACCTGATTACCGCCCAGCGCGCCTTTGAGGCGAACTCGCAGGTTATGCGCGCCTCTGACGAAGTGCTGAAGAACGTCAATAACATTGTGTAA
- a CDS encoding lytic transglycosylase domain-containing protein, whose product MNHLEMALSRIGQIERQIGVRRPETPPSDASGADFSRALNARLQTLPPAAGQAASAGPDEINALIQQASQREGLDPSLVKAVVQAESGMNPRAVSSVGAQGLMQLMPATAREMGVSDPFDPAQNIAGGTRYLKGLVEKYQSAPLAVAAYNAGPGAVDRHHGVPPYAETRGYVSRVMSLQRQYAQNEVALHD is encoded by the coding sequence ATGAACCATCTGGAGATGGCGCTGTCGCGCATTGGACAGATTGAACGCCAGATAGGAGTCCGGCGACCCGAAACGCCGCCGTCGGACGCCTCGGGCGCCGATTTTTCGCGCGCGCTGAACGCCAGGCTTCAAACGCTTCCCCCCGCAGCCGGGCAAGCCGCAAGCGCCGGACCAGACGAGATTAATGCCCTGATTCAGCAGGCCAGCCAACGCGAAGGGCTCGATCCCAGCCTGGTCAAAGCCGTTGTTCAGGCGGAATCCGGTATGAATCCGCGCGCGGTGTCTTCGGTCGGCGCTCAGGGGCTGATGCAGCTGATGCCCGCAACCGCTCGTGAGATGGGCGTCAGCGACCCTTTCGATCCTGCCCAGAATATTGCGGGCGGAACCCGCTATCTCAAGGGGCTGGTAGAGAAATATCAGAGCGCGCCGTTAGCGGTGGCGGCTTATAACGCCGGGCCCGGCGCGGTCGATCGCCATCATGGCGTGCCGCCTTACGCAGAAACGCGCGGGTACGTCAGCCGCGTGATGTCGCTGCAACGCCAGTACGCGCAAAACGAGGTCGCCCTCCATGATTAA
- the mdh gene encoding malate dehydrogenase produces MHKKIAVIGAGNVGASLSQRLAEAELAKTVVMIDIVEGVPQGKALDILQAGPVYGYDSRVIGSNDYSALDGASIVAITAGMPRKPGMSRDDLLEVNAKIMTDVCTQVKRYAPDAIVIVVSNPLDAMCHVALKATGFPHQRVLGMAGVLDTSRFRTFIAEALNVCVEQVQAFVLGGHGDSMVPLVRYTTVAGIPLTALMPADQIEQIVTRARNGGAEIVSLLKTGSAYYAPSASVVEMIEAIVKDKNKILPSAVYLTGQYGVRDLYVGVPVKLGANGIEQVMEIELSAEERQMLEISIQDVAANVEKLNSKVPA; encoded by the coding sequence ATGCATAAGAAAATTGCCGTTATCGGGGCCGGAAACGTCGGCGCGTCGCTCTCGCAACGTCTTGCCGAAGCCGAATTGGCCAAAACCGTCGTGATGATTGACATCGTGGAAGGCGTTCCGCAAGGCAAGGCGCTGGATATCCTCCAGGCCGGACCGGTTTACGGTTACGATTCGCGCGTTATCGGCAGCAATGACTACAGCGCGCTGGACGGCGCCAGTATCGTGGCCATCACGGCTGGTATGCCTCGCAAGCCCGGCATGAGTCGCGATGATCTGCTGGAAGTCAACGCCAAAATCATGACCGACGTCTGCACGCAGGTAAAGCGCTATGCGCCGGACGCCATCGTCATTGTCGTCTCCAATCCGCTGGACGCCATGTGTCACGTCGCCCTGAAGGCCACGGGTTTTCCGCATCAGCGCGTGCTGGGGATGGCAGGCGTGCTGGATACGTCGCGCTTCCGCACGTTTATCGCCGAAGCGTTGAACGTCTGCGTCGAGCAGGTGCAAGCCTTTGTGCTGGGCGGCCACGGCGATTCGATGGTCCCGCTGGTGCGCTACACGACCGTCGCCGGGATTCCCTTGACGGCGTTGATGCCCGCCGATCAGATCGAGCAGATCGTCACGCGCGCGCGCAACGGCGGCGCCGAGATCGTCAGCCTGCTGAAAACCGGCTCGGCTTACTACGCCCCCAGCGCCTCGGTGGTCGAAATGATTGAAGCCATCGTCAAAGACAAAAATAAAATCCTGCCGTCGGCTGTGTATCTCACCGGCCAGTATGGCGTGCGGGATCTGTACGTCGGCGTACCGGTCAAGCTCGGCGCCAACGGCATTGAGCAGGTGATGGAAATCGAGCTGAGCGCCGAAGAGCGTCAGATGCTCGAGATTTCCATTCAGGACGTCGCCGCCAATGTCGAAAAACTCAATAGCAAAGTCCCCGCCTAG
- a CDS encoding AAA family ATPase, producing MDFRPVSFSALSTQITPPALRFGAQRERSASGLSAPMDTVRFGASDASFDKSPLPAENDVMSSREIAGRLNPLTFSGPWESARTQQQMQRYMHDIKAPMDFEAFHSGIPALLYGVANQLASQRKSGDSIEGIVDQATPVEAPFYQVFSDFLTPEARRKPISFLHAARIIEDHLHRAWWPSLQEKSAVPEGSPMPEPSPESSSASGGATQSENRWTRKLHNFMDPRQWTPLNNPIVWAMVGAIALIPPMTPLGLITLPAALLVGYLLSSDKPQPSPAGNGAAPEFNGSTEQAGELDMPLKQTLTAFLRQTPNMREQTLGNYLTVLNDCAEDPKAPAIVKEVAHRLKGLRDALSALPEASVDPENRPVRTPSQSGSEQASPDNTLSDDEKGRFILDANYQHAVRQQNAPSKIAQFEQRLDALKRAGNITPQNEAVVRGWIEELHSGNPADPGMGMIEKTLTTFFRLPTRSVTPAKLSEAQASEILDRDHWDMKQPKDMVLRYLMKEQHLDALGVPKDKRRPEILCFVGPPGAGKSTLVRSLAEAMGRPMAKLSLGGVHKEDDIRGLQRYYMGAKAGGIVSELIRTGVDNPVFLLDEIDKMGESSHHGNPAAALLSVLDPDQNRHFNDHFLDGVDVDLSKVLFACTANDLEKIPGPLRDRMKIIPINGYLPNEKLTMLETHILPRARTRNGLDRETLQQKGLLDPSVSGEPFTLPQATREALIAEYGHGDGGVRGLDRLIDTIAQNVARHLRAVEGRPYVASDFPTIQPADLPQYLDQKYGHSTSRLDPAPKIGHVNVLYYQSGGGGGAMGYYVDVVPESSGKTGSTKTTRTGAQLLTLAESTGGMQGTNVDSAQIGFNFVQNHFDKIQRYWRESDDPAVQQAARLYDCKRLLVNTSKASPGSPMDGPSAGAIQAIALISALTGLPVPGDFAMTGTMDLRGNVGIIGGVREKITGSFQQGVQRYFIPRANAPHLVDVPESVKSAVSITPVDHITDVMAGLWGKDNPLVKAFREDPTLTPYQKPPKTGLRFPADDAPNAPAAA from the coding sequence ATGGATTTTCGGCCTGTCTCTTTCTCCGCGCTCTCTACTCAGATCACGCCGCCGGCGCTTCGCTTCGGCGCTCAACGCGAGCGCTCAGCATCTGGATTATCGGCGCCGATGGATACGGTTCGCTTTGGCGCCAGCGACGCGTCTTTCGACAAGTCGCCCCTGCCGGCGGAAAATGACGTGATGTCGTCTCGCGAAATCGCCGGGCGACTCAATCCGCTGACGTTCTCAGGGCCATGGGAATCCGCGCGCACTCAGCAGCAGATGCAGCGCTATATGCACGATATTAAGGCGCCGATGGATTTTGAGGCCTTCCACTCGGGGATTCCGGCGCTTCTGTATGGCGTCGCCAACCAGTTGGCCAGTCAGAGAAAGTCGGGCGACTCGATTGAAGGCATCGTTGACCAGGCGACTCCCGTGGAAGCGCCGTTTTATCAGGTCTTCTCTGATTTCCTGACCCCGGAAGCGCGTCGCAAGCCGATTTCATTCCTGCACGCCGCGCGCATCATTGAAGATCACCTGCATCGGGCCTGGTGGCCGTCTCTCCAGGAAAAATCGGCTGTCCCCGAAGGCAGCCCGATGCCAGAGCCGTCTCCTGAGAGTTCGTCTGCCTCAGGCGGCGCAACTCAGAGTGAAAACCGCTGGACCCGCAAGCTTCATAACTTCATGGATCCCCGGCAATGGACGCCGCTGAATAATCCGATTGTCTGGGCCATGGTGGGCGCCATCGCCTTGATTCCGCCTATGACGCCGCTTGGATTGATTACGCTGCCTGCGGCGCTGCTGGTGGGCTATCTGCTCTCATCCGACAAGCCCCAGCCCTCGCCTGCGGGCAACGGCGCCGCGCCGGAATTCAATGGGTCGACGGAACAGGCCGGCGAGCTGGACATGCCGCTCAAGCAGACGCTAACGGCCTTTTTGCGCCAGACGCCTAACATGCGCGAGCAGACGCTGGGCAACTATCTCACGGTCCTGAACGATTGCGCCGAAGATCCCAAAGCGCCCGCAATCGTCAAAGAGGTTGCGCATCGGCTGAAAGGGCTGCGAGACGCCCTCAGCGCATTGCCGGAAGCGAGCGTCGACCCGGAGAACCGTCCTGTCAGAACGCCGTCTCAATCCGGGTCTGAACAGGCATCCCCAGACAATACGCTCTCAGATGATGAGAAGGGGCGGTTTATTCTCGACGCAAACTACCAGCATGCGGTGCGCCAGCAAAACGCGCCGTCTAAAATTGCCCAGTTCGAGCAGCGCCTCGATGCGCTTAAACGCGCCGGAAACATTACCCCGCAAAACGAAGCCGTCGTCCGCGGCTGGATAGAAGAGCTCCACAGCGGTAATCCGGCGGACCCGGGTATGGGAATGATCGAAAAGACCCTGACGACTTTTTTCAGGCTTCCGACGCGATCGGTTACGCCAGCGAAATTAAGCGAGGCGCAGGCGAGTGAGATTCTCGACCGCGACCATTGGGATATGAAACAGCCCAAGGACATGGTCCTGCGATACTTGATGAAAGAGCAGCATCTGGATGCGCTGGGCGTCCCAAAGGACAAGCGCCGCCCTGAAATCCTGTGCTTTGTCGGCCCCCCGGGCGCCGGTAAAAGCACGCTGGTTCGTTCTCTGGCCGAAGCCATGGGTCGCCCGATGGCCAAATTATCGCTGGGCGGCGTGCACAAAGAAGACGATATTCGCGGGCTGCAACGGTATTACATGGGCGCCAAGGCAGGCGGCATCGTATCGGAACTCATCCGCACCGGGGTCGATAACCCCGTGTTTCTACTGGATGAGATCGACAAAATGGGCGAATCTTCTCACCACGGCAACCCCGCCGCGGCCTTACTCTCCGTCCTGGATCCCGACCAGAATCGCCATTTTAACGACCACTTTCTCGATGGCGTAGACGTTGACCTCTCGAAGGTCCTGTTCGCCTGTACGGCCAACGATCTTGAAAAGATCCCCGGCCCGCTGCGCGACCGGATGAAGATTATTCCGATTAACGGCTATCTGCCCAACGAAAAACTCACCATGCTGGAAACCCATATCCTGCCCCGCGCGCGCACGCGCAACGGGCTGGACCGCGAAACCCTGCAACAGAAAGGGCTGCTCGACCCTTCGGTAAGCGGCGAGCCTTTTACGCTGCCACAGGCCACGCGCGAAGCCCTGATCGCAGAATACGGCCACGGCGACGGGGGCGTGCGCGGTCTTGATCGCCTCATCGACACCATTGCGCAAAACGTCGCGCGACATTTGCGCGCGGTCGAGGGCCGCCCCTACGTCGCAAGCGATTTCCCCACGATTCAACCCGCGGATTTACCGCAGTATCTGGATCAAAAATACGGTCATTCGACGTCCCGGCTCGATCCCGCGCCCAAGATCGGGCATGTGAACGTACTCTATTATCAATCCGGCGGCGGCGGGGGCGCCATGGGGTATTACGTGGACGTTGTGCCAGAATCTTCCGGCAAAACCGGATCCACAAAAACCACTCGTACGGGAGCCCAACTGTTAACACTCGCCGAATCCACCGGCGGCATGCAAGGCACGAACGTGGATTCTGCTCAGATTGGCTTTAATTTTGTGCAGAACCACTTCGACAAGATCCAGCGCTACTGGCGCGAAAGCGATGATCCGGCTGTGCAGCAGGCGGCCCGCCTCTATGACTGCAAAAGGCTTTTGGTGAATACCAGTAAGGCCTCTCCGGGGTCTCCTATGGACGGGCCGAGCGCCGGCGCCATTCAGGCCATTGCCCTGATCAGCGCGCTGACCGGCTTGCCGGTGCCGGGCGATTTTGCCATGACAGGGACCATGGACCTGCGCGGCAACGTGGGCATCATCGGCGGCGTGCGCGAGAAGATTACCGGCTCGTTCCAGCAGGGCGTGCAGCGGTATTTCATCCCGCGGGCCAATGCGCCGCATCTGGTGGACGTGCCCGAGAGCGTCAAGAGCGCCGTCAGCATTACGCCGGTGGATCACATTACGGATGTAATGGCCGGACTGTGGGGTAAAGACAATCCGCTGGTCAAAGCGTTTCGAGAGGACCCCACGCTGACGCCTTATCAAAAGCCGCCAAAAACCGGCTTGCGATTCCCCGCAGATGACGCGCCGAACGCGCCGGCAGCGGCTTAG
- a CDS encoding flagellar hook-basal body protein translates to MIKGLYTAAAGMLSASMGMDTLANNLANVNTTGFKKNGVNYKSFPDMLIQKVDQQGAKSIGTITTGAQTYGTAINFTQGAIYHSGNPLDMAIQGDGFFTVQDGKGQTFYTRNGHFVANAEGDLITLDGMKVLGEDDRPIRLPMDGQEVHINENASVTSGATALGTLKITRFDNNAALEKQGDTLFRKTASASVHVPKTADEPLGYQVFQGSVETGNVNVIGELVNNITGMRLYESLEKSIQMQNQTLTKAVNDIGRVR, encoded by the coding sequence ATGATTAAAGGCTTGTATACCGCCGCAGCGGGCATGTTGTCGGCCTCGATGGGAATGGACACGCTCGCCAATAACCTGGCCAACGTCAACACGACAGGCTTCAAGAAGAACGGCGTCAATTACAAAAGCTTCCCCGACATGCTGATTCAAAAAGTGGATCAGCAGGGCGCCAAATCGATCGGAACCATCACCACCGGCGCGCAAACTTACGGCACGGCGATTAATTTTACGCAGGGCGCAATTTATCACTCGGGCAATCCCCTGGATATGGCCATTCAGGGTGATGGCTTTTTTACCGTACAGGACGGCAAAGGGCAGACGTTCTATACGCGCAACGGTCATTTCGTCGCTAACGCGGAAGGCGATCTCATCACGCTGGACGGCATGAAAGTGCTGGGTGAAGACGACCGCCCCATTCGCCTGCCGATGGACGGTCAAGAAGTCCATATCAACGAGAACGCCTCGGTTACCAGCGGCGCCACGGCCTTGGGGACCCTCAAAATCACGCGCTTCGACAATAACGCTGCGCTGGAAAAGCAGGGCGATACGCTGTTCCGCAAAACCGCTTCTGCAAGCGTTCATGTCCCTAAAACGGCAGATGAACCGCTGGGGTATCAAGTCTTTCAAGGGTCTGTTGAGACCGGAAACGTCAATGTGATTGGCGAACTGGTCAACAACATCACCGGTATGCGGCTGTACGAGTCGCTGGAGAAATCCATCCAGATGCAAAACCAGACGCTGACCAAAGCCGTCAACGACATCGGTCGCGTTCGATAA
- a CDS encoding pilus assembly protein, with protein sequence MKMRKQQKGQGVIEYAGALVIAAVLVAAVLAIGPDGIGNLFNQIMDSVQSFFTGQLPT encoded by the coding sequence ATGAAGATGAGAAAGCAGCAAAAGGGTCAAGGCGTTATTGAATACGCCGGCGCGCTGGTTATCGCCGCCGTTCTGGTCGCCGCCGTTCTGGCGATTGGACCGGATGGCATCGGTAACCTGTTTAACCAGATTATGGATTCGGTTCAATCGTTCTTCACGGGCCAATTGCCTACGTAA
- the thiL gene encoding thiamine-phosphate kinase, translated as MNERDRIACIEATLNAGRDPRAQGLALDDDAFFDPNDRRIYTTDLLVEGRHFDRRWSSPADIAWKAAAVNISDIAAMGGRLTYLLVSLGLTEADDARFLEPFYASLATICRQFGGRVIGGDTVGADQLIINVAAVGELPIEHTLGRRSQAMPGDAVICTGFHGMSAVGLQAFQRDIAGYEACRLAHLRPTPRQSEALKLSRLFSRYSLMDSSDGLADAALKIAAASGVRLELAEEWLPMHPQVSQFADGHGRSAAELALYGGEDFELIATVPVTAFLPKGFTVIGRVREGAPEAVWLPRNGAQWEALSFDKTWRHFQ; from the coding sequence GTGAATGAACGCGACCGAATCGCCTGCATTGAGGCGACGCTCAACGCGGGACGCGATCCGCGCGCACAAGGGTTGGCGCTGGACGATGACGCGTTCTTCGATCCAAACGACCGGCGCATTTACACCACCGATCTGCTCGTAGAAGGCCGGCATTTCGATCGCCGATGGTCTTCGCCCGCCGATATCGCGTGGAAGGCCGCTGCGGTCAACATCAGCGATATTGCCGCGATGGGCGGACGGCTGACTTATCTGCTGGTATCGCTGGGCCTTACGGAAGCAGACGACGCGCGCTTTCTGGAACCATTTTACGCCTCACTGGCGACGATCTGCCGACAGTTCGGCGGCCGGGTCATCGGCGGGGATACTGTTGGCGCGGATCAGCTAATCATCAACGTCGCCGCTGTCGGAGAATTGCCGATCGAGCACACGCTGGGCAGACGCTCGCAAGCCATGCCGGGCGACGCGGTGATCTGCACCGGATTCCACGGGATGAGCGCTGTCGGCTTGCAGGCCTTTCAACGCGATATCGCCGGTTATGAGGCCTGTCGTCTGGCGCACCTGCGACCAACGCCGCGCCAGAGCGAAGCGCTAAAACTCTCGCGACTGTTCTCGCGCTATAGCCTGATGGACTCCAGCGACGGACTGGCTGACGCCGCATTGAAAATCGCCGCCGCCAGCGGCGTTCGTCTGGAACTGGCTGAAGAATGGCTGCCCATGCATCCGCAAGTCAGCCAATTTGCCGACGGACATGGGCGCTCTGCCGCTGAGCTGGCCCTGTACGGAGGAGAAGACTTTGAACTGATTGCGACGGTCCCGGTGACGGCCTTTCTGCCCAAGGGTTTTACCGTTATAGGACGCGTACGCGAAGGCGCGCCCGAGGCCGTCTGGCTGCCGCGCAACGGCGCTCAGTGGGAAGCGTTGTCTTTTGATAAAACCTGGCGACACTTTCAATAA
- a CDS encoding Rne/Rng family ribonuclease has translation MTKRKVIVSERDNIAALFEDDRAVEFLIHRGDMLLGDVYLCTVENVLPSIDAAFVNVGGEKMGFLHSSDAQGRGDLTERLKPKQKLVVQVMKEPTGHKGPRVTTNISLPGRFLVLMPESKGISISRKIDAQKERSRLKAIVSMVKPHGVGVIIRTEANNQKESDIQEDFETLLERWQNIAAAADTSSPPSLLYRDQDLLYRVIREVVTEDVTEIIVDTAFGQQRAQQLLQNWNLDKNIKVTLHAGAQSILVGTGVDREIKLALNTKVPLPCGGYLYVQPTEALTVIDVNSGKFTSLKSQAETIRLTNLEACTEIARQLRLRNIGGMIVVDFIDMESRADQLSILEAFENELAPDKSKPQMGQLTDLGLVEMTRHRQGQSLSEIFSHHCSACDGTGHAVESFGWSPPNVEGDPRLQSRFQRGGQGRNNGPRGRDRGPRPPAASNATVTPGDRAPRFPLNGPAPDASPATGAAPGAPASQQRGMGPRPGSGGAPGAPQGGRPDSRRPSDFFALEERLRERIFVELGVRFAYVAKFSSTPPQANFHLSRMNPRANDIQTLVRTIETVGPGEYAQSRLMDDEDGNGDSPQDDRAAAGEERAERSMTSDEGAFGDLDVDDLGPEASSPASQESQDASDELSPVEEDDEEAPRSSTRSRLLKESLVKDDEDWSALHQRNLEQVDASDDDDEDERDDRDDARIAPPDASEEDETEAEDKPKRRRGRPPKRAKITVDSRD, from the coding sequence ATGACCAAACGTAAAGTCATTGTCTCCGAGCGCGATAACATCGCAGCGCTCTTTGAAGACGATCGGGCCGTTGAATTTCTGATTCACCGAGGCGATATGCTCTTGGGCGACGTGTATCTGTGCACGGTCGAAAACGTTTTGCCCAGTATCGACGCGGCGTTCGTTAACGTCGGCGGCGAAAAGATGGGGTTTCTGCACTCCAGCGACGCGCAGGGGCGCGGCGATCTGACCGAGCGTCTGAAGCCCAAGCAAAAACTCGTCGTACAGGTGATGAAAGAACCCACCGGCCATAAAGGGCCGCGCGTGACCACCAACATCAGCCTGCCGGGGCGTTTTCTGGTGTTGATGCCGGAATCCAAGGGAATCAGTATCAGCCGCAAGATTGACGCCCAAAAAGAACGCTCGCGCCTGAAAGCCATTGTGAGTATGGTCAAACCACATGGCGTGGGCGTGATCATTCGCACCGAAGCGAATAATCAGAAAGAATCCGACATTCAGGAAGACTTTGAAACCCTGCTGGAGCGCTGGCAAAATATCGCAGCCGCCGCCGACACGTCGTCGCCGCCCTCGTTACTGTATCGCGATCAGGATTTGCTGTATCGCGTGATTCGCGAAGTCGTCACCGAGGACGTGACTGAAATCATCGTGGATACCGCCTTTGGCCAGCAACGGGCGCAACAGTTGCTGCAAAACTGGAATCTCGATAAAAACATCAAGGTCACGCTGCACGCCGGCGCGCAATCGATTCTGGTCGGGACTGGCGTGGATCGCGAAATCAAGCTGGCGCTGAATACCAAAGTCCCCCTGCCCTGTGGGGGGTATCTCTATGTACAGCCGACAGAGGCGCTGACCGTCATCGATGTTAACAGCGGCAAGTTTACCAGTTTGAAATCGCAGGCTGAGACCATTCGCCTGACCAATCTGGAAGCCTGTACGGAGATCGCCCGTCAACTGCGTCTGCGCAATATCGGCGGGATGATTGTCGTGGATTTCATTGATATGGAGTCGCGCGCCGATCAGCTCAGCATTCTCGAAGCGTTTGAAAACGAGCTGGCGCCGGATAAATCCAAGCCGCAGATGGGCCAACTGACCGATCTCGGCCTTGTGGAAATGACGCGTCATCGCCAGGGCCAGTCCTTGAGCGAGATTTTCTCGCATCACTGCTCGGCGTGCGATGGCACGGGACACGCGGTAGAGTCGTTTGGCTGGTCGCCGCCTAACGTCGAAGGCGACCCGCGCCTTCAGAGCAGATTCCAGCGCGGCGGACAGGGTCGCAACAACGGGCCGCGCGGTCGCGATCGCGGACCCAGACCGCCTGCCGCTTCTAATGCCACGGTGACGCCAGGCGATCGCGCGCCTCGTTTTCCGCTGAACGGCCCTGCGCCGGATGCCTCGCCTGCAACAGGCGCGGCGCCAGGCGCGCCCGCTTCTCAACAACGCGGCATGGGGCCTCGTCCCGGCAGCGGTGGCGCGCCCGGAGCCCCTCAGGGAGGGCGTCCCGACTCGCGACGCCCCAGCGATTTCTTTGCGCTGGAAGAACGACTGCGGGAGCGTATTTTTGTGGAGCTGGGCGTCCGTTTCGCCTATGTGGCCAAATTCTCCAGTACGCCGCCGCAGGCCAATTTCCATCTGTCCCGTATGAATCCGCGGGCTAATGACATTCAGACGCTGGTTCGGACGATTGAAACCGTCGGTCCGGGCGAATACGCGCAATCGCGCCTGATGGACGACGAGGACGGCAACGGCGACTCGCCTCAGGATGATCGCGCCGCCGCCGGCGAGGAACGAGCGGAACGCTCGATGACCTCGGATGAAGGCGCTTTCGGCGATCTGGACGTGGATGATCTGGGGCCTGAGGCGTCTTCGCCAGCCTCTCAAGAGTCTCAAGACGCATCTGACGAGTTGTCCCCTGTAGAAGAGGACGATGAGGAGGCGCCGCGATCGTCGACGCGCTCTCGCCTGCTGAAGGAGTCGCTTGTCAAAGATGACGAGGACTGGTCCGCCCTGCATCAGCGCAACCTTGAGCAGGTCGACGCTTCTGATGATGACGATGAGGACGAGCGCGATGACCGCGACGACGCGAGAATCGCCCCGCCGGATGCGTCCGAAGAAGACGAGACCGAGGCCGAAGACAAGCCCAAGCGTCGTCGCGGGCGTCCGCCCAAACGCGCTAAAATCACGGTGGACAGCCGGGATTAA